In Picosynechococcus sp. PCC 7002, the following are encoded in one genomic region:
- a CDS encoding DUF6761 family protein: MLQDSLTIRYYQRLTDAMVELWRRGNRYEDIRQYMDGYIACLHHTGALEVYKIHRLEEEVFRFLRDPSNFEMAYPQTQTETDFYY, encoded by the coding sequence ATGCTCCAAGACAGTCTCACCATCCGCTACTATCAACGCTTAACGGACGCCATGGTAGAACTGTGGCGCAGAGGCAACCGCTATGAAGATATTCGTCAATACATGGACGGTTATATTGCCTGTCTTCACCACACGGGAGCCCTTGAAGTGTATAAGATTCACCGCTTAGAAGAAGAAGTTTTTCGTTTTCTGCGGGATCCATCCAATTTTGAAATGGCCTACCCCCAAACCCAAACGGAAACAGATTTCTATTACTAA
- a CDS encoding BolA family protein — protein MVSLSAVKTSIETHLSGAQVFVKDLTGGGDHLEAIVVSPDFAGQSRVRQHQMVYAALKEDLASEAIHALALRTFTPEKWAEVGQPT, from the coding sequence ATGGTTAGCTTATCGGCAGTCAAAACCTCCATTGAAACCCATCTTTCCGGAGCCCAAGTGTTCGTGAAAGATCTCACCGGTGGCGGCGATCACCTAGAGGCCATCGTCGTTTCCCCCGACTTTGCAGGTCAATCCCGGGTACGCCAACACCAAATGGTCTATGCTGCCCTCAAGGAGGATTTAGCCTCAGAAGCGATCCATGCTTTAGCCCTGCGGACTTTCACCCCGGAGAAATGGGCAGAAGTGGGTCAACCCACTTAA
- the chlG gene encoding chlorophyll synthase ChlG translates to MTETPNPDTKPATAPEEQGSKARQLLGMKGAAGGETSIWKIRLQLMKPITWIPLIWGVVCGAASSGGYVWGVEDFLKAMTCMLLSGPLLTGYTQTLNDFYDREIDAINEPYRPIPSGAISVPQVVTQILVLLGSGIGLSYLLDLWAGHDFPVMLVLTVVGCFIAYIYSAPPLKLKQNGWLGNYALGASYIALPWWAGHALFGTLTPTVMVVTLIYSFAGLGIAVVNDFKSVEGDRQLGLKSLPVMFGVGTAAWICVLMIDIFQVGIAGYLVSIHEQLYATILLLLVIPQITFQDMYFLRDPLKNDVKYQASAQPFLVLGMLVAGLAMGHAGIS, encoded by the coding sequence ATGACAGAAACGCCTAATCCAGACACGAAACCAGCCACAGCCCCAGAGGAACAGGGTTCTAAAGCTCGCCAACTCCTCGGCATGAAAGGCGCCGCTGGGGGGGAAACCTCCATCTGGAAAATTCGCCTGCAATTAATGAAACCCATCACCTGGATTCCGCTGATCTGGGGGGTTGTTTGCGGGGCAGCATCCTCCGGTGGCTATGTGTGGGGAGTCGAAGATTTTCTCAAGGCCATGACCTGTATGTTGTTGTCAGGGCCTTTACTCACGGGCTATACCCAAACCCTTAATGATTTCTATGACCGGGAGATTGATGCGATCAATGAACCCTACCGTCCCATTCCTTCGGGGGCAATTTCTGTACCCCAGGTAGTGACGCAAATTCTCGTACTCCTGGGTTCTGGCATCGGTTTGAGCTATCTCCTTGATCTTTGGGCTGGCCATGATTTCCCCGTGATGTTGGTCTTAACGGTGGTGGGCTGCTTCATTGCTTACATTTATTCTGCGCCGCCGCTGAAGCTGAAACAGAATGGTTGGCTCGGTAACTATGCTTTGGGGGCGAGTTATATTGCGTTGCCTTGGTGGGCCGGCCATGCGCTGTTTGGGACGTTGACACCGACGGTGATGGTGGTGACCTTGATTTATAGTTTTGCAGGTCTGGGGATCGCCGTTGTGAATGATTTCAAGAGTGTCGAAGGCGATCGCCAACTGGGTTTAAAGTCTCTCCCTGTCATGTTTGGGGTCGGGACTGCGGCATGGATTTGTGTGCTGATGATTGATATTTTTCAGGTGGGCATTGCGGGGTACCTAGTCAGTATCCACGAACAGTTATATGCCACGATTCTCTTGCTGCTGGTGATTCCCCAAATCACCTTCCAGGATATGTATTTTCTGCGGGATCCCCTAAAAAATGATGTGAAATATCAAGCCAGTGCCCAGCCTTTTTTGGTGTTGGGGATGCTGGTTGCGGGCCTCGCCATGGGCCATGCGGGGATTTCCTAA
- a CDS encoding M48 family metallopeptidase codes for MPTYPGISSEAFRHPLDRQAEEALRNLPGFKLLASRFVEYIYERPQQVFLMGNNIKAGPRQYSTLYGIFRECVHDLDISPEPTLYVNQNPMVNSYALGHDHPYIVVNTGLMDLLDETELRTVMAHELGHIKCDHTILIQMAMWAMGAASFLGEITLGLGNVITTGLLYAFYEWRRKAELSADRAALLVMDDLNPILHTMMKLAGGSAKYGHEMSLTEFTQQSQDYDELDQDQLNQIYKFLIYNGGNGTFLSHPFPVERLSFIKTWEASEEYQRIKQGHYAQAGTGSVDVNAEDESDLDSLRRQIEELKAEIKKAKGTE; via the coding sequence ATGCCGACCTATCCCGGAATTTCTAGCGAAGCCTTTCGTCATCCCCTCGATCGCCAAGCAGAAGAAGCCCTCCGTAACCTGCCCGGTTTTAAGCTGTTGGCTAGTCGTTTTGTGGAATATATCTACGAACGACCCCAGCAGGTTTTTTTAATGGGCAACAATATCAAAGCAGGCCCCCGTCAGTATTCAACCCTGTACGGCATTTTTCGGGAATGTGTCCATGATTTGGATATTTCCCCAGAGCCGACCCTTTATGTCAACCAAAATCCGATGGTCAATAGCTATGCCCTCGGCCATGATCATCCTTACATTGTGGTGAATACGGGGTTAATGGATTTACTCGATGAAACAGAGTTACGGACGGTGATGGCCCATGAGTTGGGACACATTAAATGCGACCATACGATTTTGATCCAAATGGCAATGTGGGCCATGGGGGCAGCTTCTTTCCTGGGGGAAATTACCCTTGGCCTCGGTAATGTCATCACCACAGGGTTACTTTACGCTTTTTATGAATGGCGGCGGAAGGCAGAACTTTCGGCGGATCGGGCCGCTCTCCTGGTGATGGATGATCTCAACCCCATTTTGCATACCATGATGAAGCTCGCCGGCGGCAGTGCGAAATACGGCCACGAAATGAGTTTGACTGAGTTTACCCAACAGTCTCAGGATTACGATGAGCTTGATCAGGATCAATTGAACCAAATTTATAAGTTTTTAATCTACAACGGCGGTAATGGGACATTTCTAAGTCATCCTTTCCCGGTGGAGCGATTGAGCTTTATCAAAACCTGGGAAGCCTCTGAAGAATATCAACGGATTAAACAGGGTCATTATGCCCAAGCCGGTACTGGTTCAGTAGACGTGAATGCCGAAGATGAAAGTGATCTAGATAGTTTGCGTCGTCAAATTGAAGAACTTAAAGCAGAAATCAAAAAGGCCAAAGGAACCGAATAA
- the pyrF gene encoding orotidine-5'-phosphate decarboxylase, which produces MQDTVIVPLDVPDLPAAIALVESLPEVTFWKVGLELFVATGPDILRYLKDQGKRIFLDLKFHDIPNTVAGACRSARAYGVDLLTIHGAAGAIALTAAKEALGDSPTKLIAITVLTSISPDQLRDDLQVDLPLDAFAQHMANLAQGAGLDGAVCSPQEVAMLRQCCGQDFTLVCPGVRPTWAQSGDQQRVMTPQAAIQQGANHLVIGRPITQAADPQAAWQKIQAELAIA; this is translated from the coding sequence ATGCAAGATACTGTGATTGTGCCCCTGGATGTGCCGGATCTCCCTGCGGCGATCGCCTTAGTCGAGAGCTTACCGGAGGTCACTTTCTGGAAAGTGGGCCTAGAATTATTTGTCGCCACTGGGCCGGATATTTTGCGCTACCTCAAAGACCAGGGCAAACGCATTTTTCTTGATCTCAAATTCCACGACATTCCCAATACCGTTGCTGGTGCCTGCCGTTCGGCGCGGGCCTATGGGGTCGATCTTCTGACTATCCACGGTGCTGCCGGGGCGATCGCCTTAACGGCTGCCAAAGAAGCCCTCGGAGATTCTCCGACTAAACTAATTGCGATTACCGTCCTCACCAGTATTAGTCCAGACCAGTTGCGGGACGATTTGCAAGTGGATCTGCCCCTCGATGCCTTTGCCCAACACATGGCCAACCTGGCCCAAGGCGCTGGGTTAGATGGGGCGGTGTGTTCCCCCCAGGAAGTGGCGATGCTGCGGCAATGTTGCGGTCAAGATTTCACCTTGGTTTGTCCAGGGGTACGGCCCACCTGGGCTCAATCAGGGGATCAACAGCGGGTCATGACTCCCCAGGCGGCAATCCAACAGGGGGCAAATCACCTCGTCATTGGCCGACCGATCACCCAGGCCGCAGATCCCCAAGCGGCTTGGCAGAAAATTCAAGCAGAGTTGGCGATCGCCTAA
- the grxD gene encoding Grx4 family monothiol glutaredoxin, with protein sequence MSLTPETREKIDQLVNSSKIFVFMKGSKLMPQCGFSNNVVQIFNSLGVEYQTFDVLEDYDVRQGIKEYSNWPTIPQVYVNGEFVGGSDIMIELYNSKELHEMLEVALAS encoded by the coding sequence ATGTCTTTAACCCCTGAAACCCGCGAAAAAATTGATCAATTGGTCAACAGCAGCAAAATTTTTGTGTTCATGAAGGGCAGTAAGCTAATGCCCCAATGTGGCTTTTCTAACAACGTTGTGCAAATTTTTAACAGTCTCGGCGTTGAATATCAGACCTTTGATGTCCTAGAAGACTACGATGTGCGCCAAGGCATTAAAGAATATTCCAACTGGCCGACGATTCCCCAGGTCTATGTCAATGGAGAATTTGTTGGTGGTTCCGATATCATGATCGAGCTTTACAACTCGAAGGAACTCCATGAGATGCTTGAGGTCGCCCTCGCGTCCTAA
- a CDS encoding O-antigen ligase family protein: MKTFAEMTTGRWLACGGLALLIFFMFLPPSYYLMAAFPWILLWQGGFLLLGLALLVMLRKFELPFRPLGYGLDWGILAVAIACGLSTVFAPFKGVALFNLVTVSGYGVVLYSLRNLGDLGVWTWQNQWRSLVGLGFGISFVSLIGWLMANGELERNSIPLGHHNFMAAYFCLVLPMILSFALAHRGKMRGLLLVLSTPLLYLLYTCSSRGGFVGLLLWAIATIAFVIGRTKGKKRLISGTIALFLLGIMVTAGLQHPRVQRLIQINLSDGLPTVQFQVDGETEDRLFMWQAGLNILQDRPLTGVGPGNMSREYNLYRPINVGSGAAHIQQLHSNPIQLLGELGLIGGAAIAFFLVQLIRLGHRIHHHTDNPQIKRLLYGLGGGWFAYAMATLTDYQLENIPISLTLTLTIMLLLSVADQVLNEATPQPLPIPERRLWSLGSLAGFWGLC; this comes from the coding sequence ATGAAGACTTTTGCTGAGATGACAACGGGACGCTGGCTCGCCTGCGGGGGCTTGGCACTCTTGATTTTTTTTATGTTTTTGCCGCCGAGTTATTACCTTATGGCCGCCTTCCCTTGGATCTTACTCTGGCAGGGGGGATTCTTACTGTTGGGTCTTGCCCTCTTGGTGATGCTCCGGAAATTTGAGCTGCCTTTTCGTCCCCTAGGCTATGGTTTGGATTGGGGCATTCTCGCGGTGGCGATCGCCTGCGGACTATCCACCGTATTTGCGCCGTTTAAAGGGGTTGCCCTATTTAATCTTGTCACTGTTTCCGGGTATGGCGTTGTCCTCTATAGTCTCCGAAACCTTGGCGACCTGGGTGTTTGGACTTGGCAAAATCAATGGCGGAGCCTTGTGGGTCTAGGTTTTGGGATTAGTTTCGTGAGTCTCATTGGTTGGTTAATGGCCAATGGCGAGCTAGAACGCAACTCCATTCCCCTGGGCCATCACAACTTTATGGCGGCCTATTTCTGCCTTGTGTTGCCGATGATCTTGAGCTTTGCCCTTGCCCACCGGGGAAAAATGCGGGGCCTGCTCTTGGTGCTGAGTACTCCCCTGCTTTATCTCCTCTACACTTGCTCCTCCCGGGGTGGGTTTGTGGGGTTACTTTTGTGGGCGATCGCCACCATCGCCTTCGTTATTGGCCGCACAAAAGGAAAAAAACGTTTAATCTCCGGCACCATTGCCCTATTTCTGTTGGGGATCATGGTGACAGCGGGGTTACAACATCCCCGGGTGCAGCGGCTGATTCAAATTAATCTCAGCGATGGCCTACCAACGGTACAGTTCCAGGTGGACGGGGAAACGGAAGACCGCTTATTTATGTGGCAAGCGGGCTTGAATATTTTGCAAGATCGCCCTCTAACAGGAGTCGGCCCGGGGAATATGTCCCGGGAATATAACCTCTATCGCCCGATCAATGTCGGCTCCGGCGCCGCTCACATCCAGCAACTCCACAGCAACCCGATCCAACTTCTGGGGGAACTGGGTTTAATTGGTGGCGCGGCGATCGCCTTTTTCTTGGTGCAACTAATTCGGCTCGGTCATCGTATCCATCACCACACAGATAACCCGCAAATCAAACGGTTGCTCTATGGTTTGGGGGGCGGTTGGTTTGCCTACGCCATGGCGACCCTCACTGATTATCAATTAGAAAATATCCCCATCAGCCTTACCCTGACTTTAACGATTATGCTGCTACTGAGCGTCGCGGATCAGGTTTTAAACGAAGCCACTCCCCAACCCTTGCCCATTCCCGAACGCCGTTTGTGGAGCTTAGGAAGCCTCGCTGGTTTTTGGGGGCTTTGTTAG
- a CDS encoding AAA family ATPase produces the protein MFSSAQPPSHFLIGAPGSGKSTFAQWLRQTMPQACLISTDAIRVQLYGDPGIQGDGPTIEAIVLWRLHQAIAQGKPVIYDATNCHQPWRLDFLKKCPPLDWLAWYLACPLGICLARNQRRSRQVPPEIIEKMIRDLEAAPPQAQEGFLEIITLPDLQPATLKALKKQQLQYLDG, from the coding sequence GTGTTTTCCTCGGCACAACCCCCATCGCATTTTCTCATTGGTGCCCCTGGTTCTGGCAAATCTACCTTTGCCCAGTGGTTGCGCCAAACTATGCCCCAGGCTTGCTTAATTTCTACTGATGCAATTCGGGTGCAATTGTACGGCGACCCAGGGATTCAAGGGGATGGGCCCACCATTGAGGCGATTGTGCTGTGGCGGCTACACCAGGCGATCGCCCAGGGAAAACCTGTCATTTATGATGCCACCAACTGCCATCAACCCTGGCGATTAGATTTTTTAAAAAAATGTCCACCCCTGGATTGGCTGGCTTGGTATTTAGCTTGTCCTTTAGGGATTTGCTTGGCCCGTAACCAAAGGCGATCGCGCCAGGTTCCCCCAGAAATTATCGAAAAAATGATCCGCGACCTCGAAGCCGCGCCACCCCAGGCCCAGGAAGGTTTTCTGGAAATCATTACTCTACCGGATTTGCAACCAGCAACCCTTAAGGCCCTGAAAAAACAGCAGCTTCAATATCTCGACGGCTAA
- a CDS encoding 1,2-dihydroxy-3-keto-5-methylthiopentene dioxygenase, whose protein sequence is MTTLYQTESKQTLTDPATIKDFLKSHGIWFEQWETPAQLTQEASQADILAAYADVLDPFMAANGYQSADVVNIHSGIENYQAIREKFLAEHTHSEDEVRFFVAGQGLFWFNLDGTAVFNVCCEAGDLISVPQGTKHWFDAGPVPNVKAIRIFSDTAGWTPHYTGSQVEQQYRAITL, encoded by the coding sequence ATGACGACGTTATATCAGACCGAATCGAAACAAACCTTAACCGACCCCGCGACGATCAAAGATTTTTTAAAAAGCCATGGTATTTGGTTTGAGCAATGGGAAACGCCTGCCCAATTAACCCAGGAGGCGTCCCAAGCAGACATTCTCGCCGCCTATGCCGATGTGCTCGATCCTTTCATGGCGGCCAATGGTTACCAAAGCGCCGATGTGGTGAATATCCACAGTGGCATTGAAAACTACCAAGCGATCCGCGAAAAATTTCTCGCAGAACATACCCACTCCGAAGACGAAGTGCGCTTTTTTGTCGCTGGTCAGGGTTTATTTTGGTTTAACCTCGACGGTACCGCCGTGTTTAATGTTTGTTGCGAAGCGGGCGATTTAATCTCTGTCCCCCAAGGCACTAAGCACTGGTTTGATGCGGGGCCAGTGCCCAATGTGAAAGCCATTCGCATTTTCTCGGATACCGCAGGCTGGACGCCCCACTACACTGGCTCCCAAGTTGAACAACAATACCGCGCCATCACCCTATGA
- a CDS encoding PHP domain-containing protein codes for MTSTLSVPSAAQDLQALEKAWRSLTATSCPNQYNFHMHSVCSDGQLTPTEIVDQAIAIGLKGFAITDHHTIHGYHQAQSYLSRQQQNDTTRPLPHLWTGIEINGILLDTTVHILAYGFNPDHSAITPYFNREIPEGDRAAAAVIIDAIHAAGGLAVLAHPARYRRPATELIPAAASLNIDGVEAYYAYDNPKPWVPSQKHTPVVAALGHRHNLWLTCGTDTHGRSLQQRL; via the coding sequence ATGACTTCTACTTTGTCTGTTCCAAGTGCGGCTCAAGATTTGCAAGCGCTCGAAAAGGCTTGGCGCAGTCTAACGGCAACCAGTTGCCCCAATCAGTACAACTTCCACATGCATTCGGTCTGTTCCGATGGTCAACTCACCCCAACAGAAATTGTTGACCAGGCGATCGCCATCGGTCTAAAAGGCTTTGCGATCACTGACCACCACACCATCCACGGCTATCACCAGGCCCAAAGCTACCTCAGCCGACAGCAGCAGAATGATACGACACGACCCTTGCCCCACCTCTGGACGGGCATCGAAATTAACGGCATCCTCCTTGACACCACAGTACATATCCTTGCCTATGGGTTTAACCCCGATCACAGTGCGATCACCCCTTACTTTAACCGGGAAATTCCGGAAGGCGATCGCGCCGCAGCAGCAGTGATTATTGACGCGATCCATGCCGCTGGAGGCTTAGCTGTTCTGGCGCATCCCGCCCGTTATCGTCGTCCTGCCACGGAGTTAATCCCGGCAGCAGCATCCCTTAACATTGATGGTGTAGAAGCCTATTACGCCTACGACAACCCGAAACCCTGGGTGCCTAGCCAAAAACATACCCCGGTGGTGGCTGCCCTTGGCCATCGGCACAATCTATGGCTCACCTGCGGCACAGATACCCATGGTCGCAGCCTCCAGCAACGACTTTAG
- the purF gene encoding amidophosphoribosyltransferase, producing the protein MTVPQTVYANDLPDKPKEYCGVFGIYAPTEEVAKLAYFGLFALQHRGQESAGIATFDGTQMHVHKGMGLVSQVFSEEKLQELPGVWAVGHNRYSTTGSSHKCNAQPALEETRLGTLALAHNGNLVNTIELKDKLLSLADGLDFQTTTDSEMIAKAIAIYVDQGKDWTEAAIAAFNLCSGAYSLVIGTPDGIIGARDPQGVRPLVIGTLTEEDGSTRYVLASETCALDIIGADYLRDVEPGEMVWITESGLTAQQWSEKPDRKLCVFEMIYFARPDSIVHDETLFSYRLRLGAQLAKESNIEADLVMGVPDSGIPAAIGFSRASGIPFGEGLIKNRYVGRTFIQPTQHMREVGIRMKLNPLKDVLQGKRIIIVDDSIVRGTTSRKIVRALRQAGAAEVHMCISSPPVTHPCFYGIDTDSQDQLIAATKSLAEIEKQIEVDSLTYLSKEGMLDVTNERTSSFCTACFDGHYPIEIPDAIKSSKLMLEKATV; encoded by the coding sequence ATGACTGTCCCTCAAACTGTCTATGCCAACGATCTCCCCGACAAACCCAAGGAATACTGTGGTGTTTTCGGTATCTATGCCCCAACGGAAGAAGTGGCAAAACTGGCATATTTCGGACTCTTTGCGCTCCAACATCGGGGGCAAGAATCCGCAGGGATCGCGACCTTTGACGGTACGCAAATGCACGTGCACAAAGGTATGGGCCTTGTTTCCCAAGTCTTTAGCGAAGAAAAACTGCAGGAACTGCCTGGGGTTTGGGCCGTGGGCCACAACCGCTACTCCACAACTGGCTCTAGCCATAAGTGCAATGCCCAGCCTGCCCTTGAAGAAACTCGCCTGGGGACTTTGGCCCTCGCCCACAACGGCAACCTGGTGAACACCATCGAGCTGAAGGATAAGTTGTTGTCCCTTGCCGATGGTCTAGATTTTCAGACCACCACAGACTCAGAAATGATCGCTAAGGCGATCGCCATCTATGTCGATCAAGGGAAAGATTGGACTGAAGCGGCGATCGCTGCCTTTAACCTTTGTTCCGGTGCCTATAGCTTGGTCATCGGTACCCCGGACGGCATTATTGGCGCACGGGATCCCCAAGGAGTGCGTCCCCTCGTCATTGGCACCCTCACCGAGGAAGATGGCAGCACCCGTTATGTTCTGGCTTCTGAAACCTGTGCCCTCGACATCATTGGCGCGGACTATCTGCGGGACGTCGAACCAGGCGAAATGGTCTGGATTACCGAATCTGGCCTAACTGCCCAGCAGTGGTCTGAAAAACCAGACCGGAAGCTTTGTGTCTTCGAGATGATCTATTTTGCCCGTCCCGATAGCATTGTCCACGACGAAACCCTCTTTAGTTACCGTCTCCGCCTGGGGGCGCAATTGGCCAAAGAATCCAACATTGAAGCCGATCTCGTCATGGGGGTTCCTGACTCTGGTATTCCCGCCGCCATCGGTTTTTCCCGTGCCTCTGGGATTCCCTTTGGGGAAGGACTCATTAAAAACCGCTACGTAGGCCGTACCTTTATTCAACCGACCCAGCACATGCGGGAAGTGGGGATCCGCATGAAGCTCAACCCCCTAAAAGATGTCCTCCAAGGTAAACGAATTATCATCGTGGACGACTCCATTGTGCGCGGCACTACCAGCCGTAAAATTGTCCGGGCGCTCCGGCAAGCTGGGGCCGCTGAAGTCCATATGTGCATTTCCTCGCCCCCTGTGACCCATCCCTGTTTCTACGGCATCGACACCGACAGCCAAGATCAACTGATTGCTGCGACAAAGTCCCTGGCTGAAATCGAAAAACAAATTGAAGTTGATTCCCTGACCTACCTCAGCAAAGAGGGCATGCTAGATGTCACCAACGAACGCACTTCTAGTTTCTGTACTGCTTGCTTCGATGGTCACTATCCCATTGAAATTCCGGACGCGATCAAGTCATCTAAGCTAATGTTAGAAAAAGCCACTGTCTAG
- a CDS encoding DciA family protein — MGFQSIDHLLNHLLDQPAWAHQKRFTAVNKRWQKILPKKSLANSHPIRIIDDVLWVATPNHTWSQHLNLQRRRLLAQLNAQLNPPLKDLRFSTVHWHRRPAYSPLAADPNLPHPSQIPPRPDQPQRPDARQTNQDPLEAARHWAETQQQLFAGLPACPRCQRATPPGELQRWQVCSFCIVQVWQEQQPLGLGLPPESSAPETSTEPENAPPEDDP; from the coding sequence ATGGGATTCCAATCCATTGATCATCTCCTCAACCATCTGCTTGACCAACCCGCCTGGGCGCACCAAAAACGTTTTACAGCCGTTAATAAGCGTTGGCAAAAGATCCTGCCGAAAAAAAGCCTGGCTAACAGTCATCCCATTCGGATCATTGATGACGTTTTGTGGGTCGCCACCCCCAATCACACTTGGTCACAACACCTGAATCTCCAGCGCCGCCGTCTGCTGGCCCAGCTCAATGCCCAACTAAACCCTCCCCTCAAGGATCTCCGGTTTTCTACCGTCCATTGGCACCGACGGCCTGCCTATTCCCCTCTGGCCGCCGACCCAAATCTCCCCCATCCGAGCCAGATCCCCCCTCGTCCAGACCAACCCCAGCGCCCGGATGCTCGTCAAACAAATCAAGATCCCCTCGAAGCCGCACGCCACTGGGCCGAAACCCAACAGCAACTCTTCGCTGGGTTACCTGCCTGTCCCCGTTGCCAAAGAGCGACGCCCCCTGGGGAACTACAACGGTGGCAGGTTTGTAGTTTTTGCATTGTGCAGGTTTGGCAGGAACAACAACCCTTAGGTTTAGGCCTTCCTCCCGAATCTTCGGCCCCGGAAACTTCTACCGAGCCAGAAAATGCCCCCCCTGAGGATGATCCCTAA
- a CDS encoding DUF3143 domain-containing protein, protein MSTMPSLDSPLYNHPLPKIEQWLREMGCEQDPQNLHCWTVGRPGWQAEIRLEIEELAVSYLKAGADGSDIERSFKYSLSRRDIEAAVFSGP, encoded by the coding sequence ATGTCCACGATGCCTTCCCTTGATAGCCCCCTCTACAACCATCCCCTCCCCAAAATTGAGCAGTGGCTCCGGGAGATGGGCTGCGAGCAAGATCCCCAAAATCTCCACTGTTGGACAGTCGGCCGCCCTGGTTGGCAAGCAGAAATTCGCCTCGAAATCGAAGAGCTGGCGGTGTCCTACCTCAAAGCGGGGGCCGATGGTTCTGACATTGAGCGTTCGTTTAAATATTCCCTTAGCCGTCGAGATATTGAAGCTGCTGTTTTTTCAGGGCCTTAA
- the mtnC gene encoding acireductone synthase produces MIQFVLMDIEGTTTSVSFVFDVLFPYFRDNIQSIASRAEEPEIAAILKQVQDLALTETGTSLDQTGAIATLHQWSVEDRKVAPLKAMQGFLWEEGYKNGDFRGHVYPDVLPKLKEWQKEGIQLGIYSSGSVKAQKLLFGYSDYGDLTGYFDYFFDLKVGQKRDVQSYQAIAQAVQLPPEAILFLSDVPAELDAAIQAGYQAWQLVRPGTTASPTHQQVTDFGAITSLH; encoded by the coding sequence ATGATTCAGTTTGTCTTGATGGACATCGAGGGCACAACCACCTCTGTGAGTTTTGTGTTTGATGTGTTGTTTCCTTATTTTCGGGACAATATTCAAAGCATTGCCAGCCGGGCCGAGGAACCAGAAATTGCGGCAATCCTCAAACAGGTGCAGGATTTAGCCCTCACTGAAACCGGAACATCTCTCGATCAAACTGGGGCGATCGCCACATTACACCAATGGTCAGTAGAAGACCGCAAAGTTGCCCCCCTGAAAGCAATGCAAGGTTTTTTGTGGGAAGAGGGTTACAAAAACGGCGATTTTCGGGGCCATGTTTATCCAGATGTATTGCCCAAACTAAAAGAGTGGCAAAAAGAGGGCATCCAGTTGGGGATTTATTCCTCTGGCTCGGTTAAGGCCCAAAAGCTCCTGTTCGGCTACTCTGACTATGGTGACCTCACGGGCTACTTCGATTACTTCTTTGATCTCAAGGTCGGCCAAAAACGAGATGTGCAATCATATCAGGCGATCGCCCAGGCTGTGCAACTTCCGCCTGAGGCAATCCTGTTTCTATCGGATGTCCCTGCCGAATTAGACGCGGCGATCCAAGCCGGATACCAAGCATGGCAACTCGTCCGCCCCGGAACAACTGCTTCTCCGACCCATCAGCAAGTTACGGACTTTGGGGCAATTACAAGCCTGCATTAA
- a CDS encoding J domain-containing protein codes for MARSSQQSRTTEKVLDVKTRIAQSHYGLLGLSPTASPLEIRQRYRELSKQFHPDTTVLPEAEATAKFQRLNEAYGILSSPERRSLYDLQIGFSRYSVIQPLQNEQGERGYSNSAYLDPTDRPLSAGEIFALFIMGLTFVGCVLLAIALGVSRQNLNLEGLF; via the coding sequence ATGGCTCGTTCTTCCCAACAGTCTCGCACCACCGAAAAAGTCCTTGATGTCAAAACGCGCATTGCCCAGAGTCATTATGGTCTTTTGGGCCTATCACCAACGGCATCGCCCCTAGAAATCCGCCAACGTTACCGGGAGCTCAGCAAGCAGTTTCACCCCGATACGACGGTGTTACCGGAAGCGGAAGCTACGGCAAAGTTTCAACGTCTCAATGAAGCCTACGGCATTTTAAGCAGTCCAGAGCGGCGATCGCTTTACGATTTGCAGATTGGGTTTTCTCGCTACAGTGTGATCCAGCCCTTACAAAATGAACAGGGAGAACGCGGTTATTCGAATTCTGCCTATCTAGACCCGACGGATCGGCCCCTTTCGGCGGGGGAAATTTTCGCGCTGTTTATTATGGGCTTAACTTTTGTCGGTTGTGTCTTGTTGGCGATCGCCCTGGGGGTTAGCCGCCAAAACCTGAACTTAGAAGGCTTATTCTGA